The DNA window ATCAGGATGGCATGGCCAACCAAAGATGCGTTGTTCGTCTCGGGAGTTTGCGTCTGAATGGATCTCGTTGCTGTAATGTCGTAAACAGTGCTACCCATCACAGTGCTTGGCGCTCCAATTGCCGCAATTTGATACCAATCGCAATTCGTTGCATCGAAGATATAATTCCCTTCCTGCAGCAACGGTGGCGGCTCGCTAGAGCCAACAGCAATGCGTATTTGGTCATTAGACAAGGCACCAGCGACCGCTGAACTAGCAGTGAACCCGGTTCCGCCGGTCCCATTGCTCGCAAAATTGGCGTCGTAGACCTCTTCGTCAGAGTAATTGTACGCCCTGTTGAATCGGATCACCGCGGACACTTTGGGGGCTCGCCCAAAAGGCTGGCGACTGACAGTCAGAAAGTAGGAATATCGCGGCGCAAACGTCTCAATTCGCAATGGACCATTCATGGTGGTAGGGACTTGCGTGGCAACCTGAAACGTCGATCCGGCAGTAATAGGAGAATATAAGTATGCGACTTGCGAACGAGTGCCATTAAGATTCGAGAAAATCACTCTTGCCTGCGACGAATTGGCAGGCACATTTGGCAGTGCCATTCCCGTAGGGAACGTCACTTCTGTTCTCGGTGAATAAGTCGTTGGGTCAATACTGGCAGGGATGCCCTCGAATGCCGCTGTCCAACTGTCCTGAAGGGTAAATACGGGTATCGCGTTGAGAAATGTATTGTAGCCGCCGTCTGATCTCGCTAGCCCCGAAGTCCAGGCGGTAACCCCGTTGAACCCAAATCGGTTGTACGCTGTGATGTCAAAATACCGCCCTAACGGGTCGACAACATAGTTTTCGACCGCAACCGGCGACCACCTTGTCACGGCACCATCATTTGTCGTCCCTGAGATTTGCCAAGACGGCTCTGATGCCGCCGAAGTCCCTGCCGTTGTGCAATAGTAAAGCAGGAAGGGAGAAGGAAGGCATGATCCGGGCTTGGCCGTCGGCGTGACAACATCATTCGCACTGTAGGATGTGTTCGCTGCCCATTGGCCGCGATCAGTTCCGCTGCTTGGAACCGGGATCTTTAGGATCTGCGGGTTCGTCCGAAGCATTTCAACGACGTTC is part of the Planctomicrobium piriforme genome and encodes:
- a CDS encoding type IV pilus modification PilV family protein — translated: MIRQPAHYSQLAIRNVAIARSGATLVEVLMSLLIMSVGIVSVFSLFPVAILSSIKATQLTNGKLLEENVVEMLRTNPQILKIPVPSSGTDRGQWAANTSYSANDVVTPTAKPGSCLPSPFLLYYCTTAGTSAASEPSWQISGTTNDGAVTRWSPVAVENYVVDPLGRYFDITAYNRFGFNGVTAWTSGLARSDGGYNTFLNAIPVFTLQDSWTAAFEGIPASIDPTTYSPRTEVTFPTGMALPNVPANSSQARVIFSNLNGTRSQVAYLYSPITAGSTFQVATQVPTTMNGPLRIETFAPRYSYFLTVSRQPFGRAPKVSAVIRFNRAYNYSDEEVYDANFASNGTGGTGFTASSAVAGALSNDQIRIAVGSSEPPPLLQEGNYIFDATNCDWYQIAAIGAPSTVMGSTVYDITATRSIQTQTPETNNASLVGHAILMPGIIKVFDIEL